The window ctggataACTTGTGCACACATCTGATCAGTCTGGATAGTAGGGGATGCAGCAGGCTTGTAGCTTTCCCCATAGCCCTGCATTGTTTAGGAGAAGGCACTTCCCCTCTCTACATCAGGGAGAAGTAATTGTCAGCTGAGCCCTCTCTCCTTTTAGTAGTCCACGCAGGTAGTTAAGGTGAATAGTTCTAAATGTCTCAGCTGTATTGGACACCAAGTCAGCATCTCCTGCTAGGAGATCTCCTTCCTGTTAGTACATAGGAAAGTGGAGGAGTCTGACTGCCCTGCTGAAGGGCTTGAGCAGTCAAAGAGATTCAAGTGAAATAGCTTTACACATCTATTGTCCAGCAAAgtagcagttctcaaccaggaatCTAGAGGCCACAGGGCCTTGGGGCTGAAGTCCAGTGCCCTATTGCCCTCTATGGGGCTAAAGCTGGGGGTGGAGTtgggagggagctgcagggggagagacaCAGGGACTGCAAGGGGGAGCCTTcctggcacacagcccctagtTACCCTTCTCCCTGCATTCTGaactacccccctgcctgcatacAGCCCCTATAATGGTTTGTttacactgggggaggggaaagcctGGAGTAGCTAGTGTGCCTTTCTATAGAAACACTCCAAGGCTTCCTTTGTGAAAGGGCAGCAGGTaatacacattaaaaaaatgatATGAAATTATACATTATAACAAGTTCTAAAATATCAAAATACATCAATatataaaatgagaataaaaatTTCATATAAATATTCATACGTACACTTTGGTTACCAACTCTACAGTTCACTATACTACAATGAGCTGTAACCTGCCTACAAATGCAAGTCAcctgtcaagctattaaaaaaaaaaatgcaccaaCAACAGTTAGTGGCCAGAGCTAAGCGTCTGTTCTCTGAAGTGGAGATCAAGACATGTGGCAGCCACGCAGGGAATGGGGTTTAGGTAGTTCCAGCACTGCAAAAACAGATTCTAAAGTTCTTGCCTCCAGCTAGCACCTTTTCCGTGCAAATTAGGGTTCCCTGGTTTGGCAACTGCCATCCAATGCCACTCAATGAGATCTTCATATTTCTAGTTGTACAAATGCAGCATTAGTGTTTGGTTTCCTCCTTACAGATAGGAAATACAAAAAACACACCTTACAAATCAACAGCCTACAACAAAGGCACATGGAGAGATGCAGATGAATAAACAGGGTAGCCAAGCGGTGGGTCTGCTGCTTGCACAGTAAGGTTTCTCAGAAGGATTGGGTGAGCTTGTATACTGTAGCGTTCTTCATCATCATTGGTAGCATACAGCAGCTCCCATGAAAGATTTGCCCATTGACCTCGGACAGCTTCGTCGTTGAGCTTCCCAACCTGCACTAACAATTCCTGAAGGGTGAGCACTCTCCCAGTGTAAACTCCctttgaaagaaaaaacatttaattttcagtACACTAATAGAATTcagacaaacaaaaatgtttcagttaCAGAGCATAAAGGGAATAGTTAGCATCATTCTGGGTACTGTCTTTTTAAAACTGCCTCTTCCATAATTTCAACAACAGGTTGAGACTGCAATTTAGTAAGTGAGACTTTCAACACTGCAGTGCCTTGAACCAAATAATGTCACATGCCCTGGTCCCCTCACAATATTTAGTGTAAGATGAAAGGCGTATAGGCCTCTAGATTATGCTGTTGCATATAATTAACTAGAACTGTTGAATCTTTAATGGCCGAATGCTTGACTATCCCCATGTCATAGTTAACAAATGCTGCTGCGTTTGCAGAACAGCTGTCTAGCAATTTCCAGCAGTACTAATGCCAAATTTTGTCAAGCATTCATTTGTTCTTTGGATGTAAAGTTCTCTGTAACTTCTTGGAAGTAAGACACACATTAAAATAATAAGCAGTGGAAAAAACACATTAATGTTGCTTGCtagcattcccccccccccccccccttaccatgTTAGGATCATGTCCCAAAGAAAAAAGGTATGGCTTTTCCTGCAAAACTGCTTGTTGCCACTCAATATCTGATACTAAACCAATGTACCAGTCACTTTCATATTCTTCCAGATAGTTAATCAGCTCTTCGAAGTTCTCTACTGGACCCAGGCTTGCTTTGTCAACCATGAGCTTAAACGTATATCTGAAAGATGTATAACAGAATGCCTAGAGTAAGTATACACTTCAGAGAGAGGTACAAAGCAGTTATCAAAAGCAATGTAGCTATGATAACCCACTTACAGGTTGTTATAGTTGTTTCAATTAGCTCAAACATTGGCACTATTGATTGATCATGGAAAATGCAAAATACTTAATTTCAGAACTAATTTGCTATACTATTTGGCAATGAATATGGTGACTTACTGTCACTTAGCTAGCATCTCTCTCTTCACTACATATAGTTTAAAGCCAACTCTGAAAGCATAAATGCTCTTTTCCAACAGTTATGCTATGTTTTATAATGCGCGTGGCTTTTTACCTGAATGCTTTCAGTGCTAGTTGGAACAGCTCTGGTTTTCCAGTTAGCCAATCCAAACCAACACACCAGGGGATGCCACCAGTGTATGCTCTAAATACATGACTAGGAGCAGGAACTGTATTGTCTAgtccaaacaaaccaaaacaacaagACAATACACCATGGACGTACAACTCTTTCAAAGCTTTGTCTTTAGTTATATCATCAAGTAAATTGGAAGGTTtttctttcaaatgaaaaaaatccagttgACTCAAAACAAAATGGTACCAGTCTTCTGGAAACCTCTGCCTCATCTCATTGAGTTTGGAAGTAGGTATGGGAGCAGTTGTCCACTCTTCAGGTATGCTTAGCAACTCAGAGTAGGAGCAGCTAAATGCAACTAAAGGCAAGTTTACAACTTCCTGCTTCTTTCCTTTGTCTACAGCAGGGAGGCCAAGCACAACAGCTTTGTAGAGTTTATCTTCAGGCGCTGTCTCCTGCAGAGCACCAACTGCGCTCTCCATTTCTACTGACCCTGGAACAGACAAAAGTGTTCTTGGTGCAGCTTCCAATGGCTcggtttcttttctttctcttgttcTGCTGGGCTCAAGATCAAAAAGATCACTATCATCGGTCCAATCCGCAATTGTATCTACACTAAAGCTATCTTCATCCCTTATGGGCCTGGGCTTTTCTACTGCACTGTCAAATGCATTGGGCTGGGTTAATGGAAATGACCCTTCTTTGTTCTTGGTTGTTTTGTCCAGCTTCTCgcacatttttgattttttataGCAGTACCGGACAAGTATCCATACAAGCACTTTAAGGAAATCATCTTTCAGTTGCTTTAAGTTCTCATGTGAATCAATGATCCCAGACAAGACATTCCTGGCATCAGAATACAGTCTCACAGGTAGAGTGGTACAAGGGgttaaaatgtttccaaaatgaTGATTGAGAGAGAAAGTCTCTGCATGCTCCTGGTGTTCAAAGGCCATTTCAAAAACTTCATCCACTCTGTGTGCTTCAGCAGTGTGGCAGGAAGTTTCCTGCAATTCTAGCCCCTATAGCACAAATGGGAACAAGTCATCTTTGCTCTTCGGCTGTACAAGCAATGCTAACGAATACTATTTTCTTATTATTAAAAATTATTCCCAGCAATTGAAGCGACACTTCCATTTCTAATATTTCTGGCACCACTGAAGCGAAGATTTTTTTATAGCACCCATCATAGTATCTAAGATTGACTACAGATGTTAAATACAGACATGATAAATCTGAACTTTCTTTAGAACCTTGCATTTTATTTGCCATGTTACCTTTGCCCCTTACAGATCAACTGTatatggttgtttttttaaaaaaagtctgtaGCCACAGGACGAGTGATATTGTACTTCCATACTTGCTAATCTAGTaggttctccccccacccccaacttcttCTATGTCATAACTTGCTTATGTGCTTCAGATTGTTTCAAATGTATTATTACAGACTTAATGGTGCAACACAAAAGACCCTATCAGTTGCAAAACTAAATTAGTTACGCACCCAAAATATGTTAACCTTATGTAACGTAAGTTGTGTTACTTGTGCTATTACAGGAAGTTATACAGAAACAAATGTGTGTTTCCAAAACATGACTAGGTAAGTTTTCAGTAAATATTCACCTTAATATTAACACAGCAGTATGTGAAGCCTCTTTCTAGTACTAATATCCACATCAGTCTGTCCTGAAAACGGCACAAGAAGTGTGATCCAGGTAAAGAGAGACCTAAAAAAGATGCACAAAAAGTTAACTTTTACTGTTGGATTCTGTTGATTAAGGTTTCTTCTGTACATTGAGGAAACCATTGCAAAGACACTCTTGTATGAAAGTTTGTGGCATGTGATGCGCTAGGCTGTTGCAAGGACATTTACACAGCAACACTGATCCTGCCAGAACCAGTTTGGGTTGGCTAAGCACAGCACAGGTGTTGCTTCAGTGGCTTCCTGATGTACATATCCCAGAGTGCCCGCAACTGTTACTAGCTGGAGCTTTGGGGCAACTTGCCAATATGAGGCATTGCCTTGTGGAATGGGGTTAGAACTAGGGCAGTTGCAATGCTTGTGGTTTCCTCTTGCAATATGAAGAAACTACTGTAGACTACACTGGTTGAGCTGGAGACCTATTCCTGGATATTACAATCAGCTGGAACAACCAGAACTTGTAAAACATCTTGAAATACTTAGTGaatttgtgtacacagaaagCTTTCCAAGCACTGCTTTTTGCCATACTTTCTTCAGTATAGATTGAGCCTTTGTGCATTAGCGTCTACAACTTTAGTTAGATTATGGACTGCTGCTTATATTACACTACTTTGTGTCAGGTCAAGAGTAGAAACCAAAGCAAGTAAGGTGCAAAGCTGGATCCAAATACTGTGTCCAGAACAACGACTATAGTACATTCTGAAACACTTAGGTAGTGTAAATAGAAATGATGAGGCAAGCTGGGAAAAGTTAGTGGAAACCAAGTTAATTTTCTTGCCTACACGATTACGTATATACATAAACTGTAGAATACTACTACAATGCATGTCTATAGAATCTTTCAGCAgagcatctcaaagtgctttccaaacattAATTCAGCTTCATGACAACCTTGAGATGTTAACCTTTTTACAACAGGAAAATGAAGTAAGTGGCTTGGTCCAACATCACACAGTTGTGTCTGGGGAAGAGCAAGGAACAGAACTGTGGGGCATGAAGACAGAGGGAGCCACAGATAAAATAAGTGAGAAACATCAAAGGAGTGCAAGGTATTTAAAATACTCCAAAAGGAAGGTGGGAATGAGATGAGAGAGAAATATAGGAAAGGGGGCAGACTTCTTAAAATGTAGGATCATGTTTCTTCTGTTACTCCCCATATCAGCAAGGGCTGATGATCCTGAAGATTAGACAGAGGAAGGCATGCCTTGCAACTTTTTTCATTAATTCACAATGTTTTTTTGCAGCAGCAATGAGCTCTTGAAGGAGTCATATCCAGCATTCCTCAGCCAGTAGAAAGGTCCTATGTTTTCTTGCTTTTGTGAAAAATCAATGTGTATACAAAAGGGAATTCTGAGATTCCCCCAGCAGCACAATATCGGCCTGGGGGAAGGTGGAGGAATGCTTCTATGGCATTTTTATttaaggatctcaaaatgctttataaatatcAATTAAACCTCAATCCACCTGTGAGGTATTATCATGCCTTCTTTACAGACACTTAAGCagatgttaaggcctaaattttgCAAGTGTATCCATTTTTGGATGTCCCACATGAAAATCTAATAGactaattttcagaggtactaAGCACCCACAGATCCAATGGAATTTGCTGTTCCTCAGCACCGCTAGGtagaaaaatcaggccctagataTCAAAAAAACCCGAGGCAACCAAAATTAGTAGGCATTTGAAAATTAAGGCATAAATGACTTGCACATGTCAAGTTAATGGCAATGCTAGCACTTAGAGTCCTGAAATCAAGCTCACTGCTTTAGTCAGTAGATTGCCCTCCCTCCCACAGAAACATCACATTTCTTTCCTCTATTCTCTTTCTGTTTAGATGTAAGAGGGTGATGGTAAACTTGCCGTCTAACTGATTTTCTTAATTCAGACCTTAGATTACAGTCAGCTGTCACTTCTCCAGCACATCTGTGATATTCCAAAACAGGACAGTGCATGTTTGCTGCCAGCACATTGCATCCTCACTCACGTTCAAATCATCTTTGACTTGTACAGTGAATTTTAGTTTCAGAATGTTGTAAAATACAATCAGTAAAACCAGCCAGGTTTTAAtatagttaaaattaaaaataaccttATATTCCACTGTGCTAATGAAGTGCACTTTCTTGCTACCATTTTtgccaagttttttttaaatttgggctGTCAAAGCTACTACAAATCCTCTctgtagattattttttttatttttaaattaaaatagtgGCACATAGAGCATTATCGTTTCATCTTTAAATGATCTAAGATCCTAACAGGATCTCTTGCTTGGAGATGTCCATTCAAAGATTATCCCTTTAAAAAGCAAgtaattttttctattttttaaaaaaatattgaatctgAGGCATGAGTGCCACAACACCTGACTTTCATATTAGCAATAAGAAAGATGTTCTCTTATTTACTGGTAGAGTGAAATGTGAGTGGGGTTTCTCCTTTTGTGGGGAAGCTTCCTACAATTACTTCAAGTCTCTTCAGCCCTTGTACCAAATCCATTGCATAGGTCTGCTGACAAAAGTTTCTGCATTTATCTCTTCCTCCGAAAAAGAGTGACTGAAGTTAGATTCAATTACCATTGAATACTAAGATGCCTCCCTTACTAGCCATCAGTGTAAGACAGCAAAAGTAAATACTCATAACTTATCAGTGGGGCAACCTGCTCTTGATTATTCTGCTTGTGTGCCCCAAGTGTTTCTCAAAAGAATTTCTTGCAATTTCAGCAATTATGTTTTCTTTggcgaagaaaaaaaaaatcttggtttttgttttcttttagtatcattaaaaaaaaaaatacatgtcaCAATCTTCTGTAaaattgtaaggccagaagggaccattatgatcctctagcCTCatctcctacataacacaggccacagaatttgaCCAAGTGGTTCATGTATTAAGCCCATAGATTTTAGTTAAGCCTAggtagatcttttagaaagacatcttcTCTTGTTCAGTATAAGGAATGCCAAGTGCAACACAGTTTTGCCACCGCTGTGTCATTGTATTAAATCACAGCAGTCTCTATTAAGAGAATGCAGCAAGGTCTGAAACCACCCATTTTTTACTTAGCTGAATAAACCCTGGAACACTGCACTGTTTAAGTTTTAAATCTAGGTAGTGAGCACATCTATTTAACATAGAGGTTGCAAATCACAATGTTCTCCAGTAGAGGCTACACAGATTAAAGCATTTAACTATATTATCTGCAAATTATTTTATACAGCTACAGTTTACCTACCTAGACTACCTGATGCTAGTGCAGACTGCAGTGCAGTGGCCAGACTTGGAACCACCTGCTGATAGTACATGGTATCTGAACAAACACATGCTGTTGCACCCACAGGTCCAGGCCAGCTTCGGATAGGTCTAGGAAACCCAATCAAAAATATTGGTAGAGTGAAGAGCGGCAGCATGGGGGAAGAAAGTAGTGCAGAGACAGCTATGAAGGCCAATACAATTGGGAAGAAAACAATGTTGAGTGTTATTAAGGTTGCAGTAGATTTCCGACGTTGCTTTTTCTCTGTCCATGATGTCAAGAGAACAGCTACAGCGAACTGCAGTTTTGAGATCAACTGAAGTAATCGATCCCGAATGACACCAGCCTGTTGAGATACATACAataatcaaatatttttcttaGGTATCTGGTCACATTCAGCATTGCTAGAGCTCTTTCAGGTTTATAGAATGTTAAGTGCACTAAATAAAACTAATTATTAAACCAAGAGAAAATCCATGCCTAGAGTTTCAGTCTCCATACCCATAAGCCCTGAGCCCTAATTTTGGAAGAAGTGGGGAAGAAAAGATGCAATAGCTGGCTGCTTAATCAAAATTAAAATTAGGTTTACCAGTAAGAGTCTGATTCCTGTATCAAGGCTTCTGTTCCACCACACATCAGTATTAAATAGCAACATCTGCACTATCGATACAATCACCATCTCCAACAGGGCATTCTCTGAATTTTGCCAAACCTAAAACAGAGACTGATTATTTGGTGTACCAAGCatctgccctttctccctcttcttgACCTGGAGTATTTCTTCCAagtcacttcttatttcttttggAAAAAGTTTCTTCTACAAGGTAACAAATTAGAAAAATTTAAAATTACCATTCTAAAGGTTCTGGTGAATCCAATGCAAACAGATACAGAATGAAGACCTTGTAGGGAACTGTCTAATGAAAGAAATGCTATCATAGCAAATGGagacactgcaattaaaaaaaaaaaaaaaaaaaaaaaacatgagaaaCATCAATGTTTTTTCTTTGCAATGTCTACCAAAGTCCATAAATTGGCTccagatcctgcaatgagctcattgcagaatggaaatctTAGTTTGTGAATGGGAATTGCCACCACTAAGCCAGTAATTTTTTTTGTgaacttccctctccccctcaaaaaaaagttaaaattaggTGGCATTTTCACACAAAGGGCCCATTCCTGCAAGTGCTTATGCCCATGCTTAATTTGTGATTAGTCtctctgaagttaatgggaatacTCAAATGAGTGAAACATGTGAATAAGCACTCCAAGATTATGTCCCAAAACTAATAGATCTACACAAACTCAATTTGGGCCAAATTTTGGTTCAATTGAAGAGAGTGGAAaatatgccattgacttcaatggaagtacgATTAGGCCTTTTATTAGGAAGTTGCAAGGAACAAATATTTTGATGGACTTCCAGAGTCAATTCAGTTTTCTTTTAGAactattttattaaagttacagcaaagattttcaaaagtggccagttCCAATTTTTGGATTCCAAACCTACACTCCTTAAAGGGGGGTGgttttcagaaagcactgagcacccacaCTCTGAAAGTCAGTCCCTCAAATTGAGCACCCTAAAATTCATGCACCAcagatcactagtcacttctgaaaatctgaaccCATTAATTGTGCATACAAGGCTAAAAGTAAAACTTGAATGAAAACTAAGCCATTTAAATCTTCTTAGCACATACATTTTAACTCACACAGAGAAATGTTATTGCCATGTTTTAATCTTCCTTTAATCTTCATCTTACATATAGTACATAGAAGATATTCCTACCTAGTGTTAGTAAAATCCTTCTGACAACACCAACTTTCATAAGCCTTCTTTGCATCTCCATGAACACAGTCACAGTCCTGATATCCTTTGGATAAAAAGGGTTTCGGAAGATTCCAAACAAGTACACTCCCTGAATCTCTCTAAGAATCCACATAACTATAAGTAATATGATCAGAATGTAACTCACTATAGCCTGGGGACTGGCTTTGGAAAATGCTGAAAAACCAGCAAAGTGATGCAGCAAGCTGGCTTCTATAAGAGCCAATGTCAAGACAGTCAAATAGAAAAAGAATTCCCTCCATCCAAAGTGTATCCTAGGACCACTGGACTTAGAGCACTTAGACTTGTTGGAAGCTAAATGGCTGATCATGGTGTGCTTGAAGGCTAGACCAATCTCACTTAGGTTAAGACTAAGTATGAATCCAAATCCAGTCATGAAGAGGACCACACCAACAGTGTTGGGAATGAAATATGATGCTATAGCTGTTCCAGCAGAAATGAGAAACATTACTAACAACCTGcgaaggagagaaaaaacaaaaagatttgattgaaaagaaaaaaggttacaAACTACAATGTTATATTTGATCATTATGTCAATAAA of the Eretmochelys imbricata isolate rEreImb1 chromosome 6, rEreImb1.hap1, whole genome shotgun sequence genome contains:
- the PCNX4 gene encoding pecanex-like protein 4 isoform X1 yields the protein MGPDVPLLNDYKQEFFLKRFPQTVLGGPRFKLGYCAPPYIYVNQIILFLTPWVLGGIGTLLYQLDIMKDYYTAALSGGLMLVTALILQMTNLNARQKTVTVERMQIQNTLRDEDEYEFSSCVGSETVKFIISGKKYIVNTVFHSFLAGVMCGLGTWYLLPNRITLLYSNIGGTVVIFVFGWVTICIGEYSLIINTATETATFQALDTYEITALMRPFYIFVFIAVDLAHRFTVNMPVLEQTNQILHIIFLFLPFLWALGILPPLDALFLWGMEQVLEFGLGGSPMSSNTRLLVMFLISAGTAIASYFIPNTVGVVLFMTGFGFILSLNLSEIGLAFKHTMISHLASNKSKCSKSSGPRIHFGWREFFFYLTVLTLALIEASLLHHFAGFSAFSKASPQAIVSYILIILLIVMWILREIQGVYLFGIFRNPFYPKDIRTVTVFMEMQRRLMKVGVVRRILLTLVSPFAMIAFLSLDSSLQGLHSVSVCIGFTRTFRMVWQNSENALLEMVIVSIVQMLLFNTDVWWNRSLDTGIRLLLAGVIRDRLLQLISKLQFAVAVLLTSWTEKKQRRKSTATLITLNIVFFPIVLAFIAVSALLSSPMLPLFTLPIFLIGFPRPIRSWPGPVGATACVCSDTMYYQQVVPSLATALQSALASGSLGLSLPGSHFLCRFQDRLMWILVLERGFTYCCVNIKGLELQETSCHTAEAHRVDEVFEMAFEHQEHAETFSLNHHFGNILTPCTTLPVRLYSDARNVLSGIIDSHENLKQLKDDFLKVLVWILVRYCYKKSKMCEKLDKTTKNKEGSFPLTQPNAFDSAVEKPRPIRDEDSFSVDTIADWTDDSDLFDLEPSRTRERKETEPLEAAPRTLLSVPGSVEMESAVGALQETAPEDKLYKAVVLGLPAVDKGKKQEVVNLPLVAFSCSYSELLSIPEEWTTAPIPTSKLNEMRQRFPEDWYHFVLSQLDFFHLKEKPSNLLDDITKDKALKELYVHGVLSCCFGLFGLDNTVPAPSHVFRAYTGGIPWCVGLDWLTGKPELFQLALKAFRYTFKLMVDKASLGPVENFEELINYLEEYESDWYIGLVSDIEWQQAVLQEKPYLFSLGHDPNMGVYTGRVLTLQELLVQVGKLNDEAVRGQWANLSWELLYATNDDEERYSIQAHPILLRNLTVQAADPPLGYPVYSSASLHVPLL
- the PCNX4 gene encoding pecanex-like protein 4 isoform X2, producing the protein MPVLEQTNQILHIIFLFLPFLWALGILPPLDALFLWGMEQVLEFGLGGSPMSSNTRLLVMFLISAGTAIASYFIPNTVGVVLFMTGFGFILSLNLSEIGLAFKHTMISHLASNKSKCSKSSGPRIHFGWREFFFYLTVLTLALIEASLLHHFAGFSAFSKASPQAIVSYILIILLIVMWILREIQGVYLFGIFRNPFYPKDIRTVTVFMEMQRRLMKVGVVRRILLTLVSPFAMIAFLSLDSSLQGLHSVSVCIGFTRTFRMVWQNSENALLEMVIVSIVQMLLFNTDVWWNRSLDTGIRLLLAGVIRDRLLQLISKLQFAVAVLLTSWTEKKQRRKSTATLITLNIVFFPIVLAFIAVSALLSSPMLPLFTLPIFLIGFPRPIRSWPGPVGATACVCSDTMYYQQVVPSLATALQSALASGSLGLSLPGSHFLCRFQDRLMWILVLERGFTYCCVNIKGLELQETSCHTAEAHRVDEVFEMAFEHQEHAETFSLNHHFGNILTPCTTLPVRLYSDARNVLSGIIDSHENLKQLKDDFLKVLVWILVRYCYKKSKMCEKLDKTTKNKEGSFPLTQPNAFDSAVEKPRPIRDEDSFSVDTIADWTDDSDLFDLEPSRTRERKETEPLEAAPRTLLSVPGSVEMESAVGALQETAPEDKLYKAVVLGLPAVDKGKKQEVVNLPLVAFSCSYSELLSIPEEWTTAPIPTSKLNEMRQRFPEDWYHFVLSQLDFFHLKEKPSNLLDDITKDKALKELYVHGVLSCCFGLFGLDNTVPAPSHVFRAYTGGIPWCVGLDWLTGKPELFQLALKAFRYTFKLMVDKASLGPVENFEELINYLEEYESDWYIGLVSDIEWQQAVLQEKPYLFSLGHDPNMGVYTGRVLTLQELLVQVGKLNDEAVRGQWANLSWELLYATNDDEERYSIQAHPILLRNLTVQAADPPLGYPVYSSASLHVPLL